A segment of the Synechococcus sp. CBW1002 genome:
CAGAACGGCAGCTGCCGGCGGCAGGCGAACTGGCGAAAGGATTCCCCAAGGCGGACCCAGCGGGTTCAGGCGTTGGTGTCCTGCTTCGGCAGCGCCCGCAGCATCGCCACCAGGGTGCGATGGGCATCCTCGCTGTCGCTGAGCTGGTGATCAAAGGCCACCTCCACCCTGGCTCCGTCCACCTCCAGCCGCATCGCATCGGGGTTCACCGCCAGCAGGCGGGCCTCGGTCGCTCCGCTGATACCGGCGTAGTGCCGGGCATAGGACAGCACCGCTTCGGCATGGTCTTCGTTCATGTGCTTGCAGATCCGATCGCTCACGGCGGTGGTGAGGGGGTCGGCGGCCATGGGACAACAGGTGGGTGGGATCGGCCTGATTCTGGCGCTCGCGCCGGGCACCTTCCCGGCCGGTTTCACGTCAGGCGGCACCGAAGCGCTGCCAGAGCAGCAGGCCCAGGCGGATGGCGCTGAAGCCCACGTATCCCGCCAGCACCGCAAACAGGGCCATCGAGATCACGGTGCGCAGTCGTTCGTTCATGGGGCATCAGTGGGGGACGGGCCCAGTCTCAGACCCTGCCGGGCCAGGCGCGCCATGCCGAGGGCGGCCGACAGCGCTGGCCGGTTCAGCACGGTTCGGCCCAGCCGTTGCTGGCGCAGGGCACGCCACTGAGGATTGCGGGCCCCTCCCCCCAGCGTGATCACCCGCCGCACCGGAGGCAGGCCGAGGGTTTCCAGCCGTTGCCAGCCGGCCTGCTCAATCGCCGTGAGCCCCTCCAGCAGGGCCTGCAGGTAGAGCGCATCGCTCACAGGGCGGGGATCGAGCCGAGGCCTGAGCTCCGGATCGTCCACGGGAAACCGTTCGCCCGTCCCGGGCAGGGGCAGCAGGTTGAGGCCGCTGGGCCGCCCTGGATCGATCTGCCGGCTGAGGGCCGCGATCGTGGCGTCGTCGAAGAAGCGGCGCAGGATGCCCGCGCCCGCATTGGAGGCTCCCCCCACCAGCCAACGCCCCCCCAGCCGGTGGCAGCTCACCCCAGGCGCCCGGACCGGCACGGCACTGAACTGTTTCAACACCAAGGTGGTGCCCAGCACCGTGATGCCGTCGTCCGGGGCTGGGTCGGCGGCGAGCACCCCGGCGTTGCTGTCGGTGCTGCCGGCGATCACGAGGCAGCTGGCGGGCAGATCGAGGGCTGCCGCTGCGGCCGGCGCCAACGGGCCCAGGCGGGTGCCACTGGGCCGGATCTGAGGCAGGGCAGGGGTCCAGGCCTGCTGGTGGATCGCTCCGGCCCAGTGCCCGTCTCCTGTCGCCGAGTCTGGCAAGTGCCAGCCGAGGCGGAGGTTGTTGCCTTCCTCGCCCCAGCGCCAGTCGTTCAGCAGCCAGCCCATCAGCCAGTCGGCCTGATGACGCAGCCAAAGATCCGCAGGCCCGTAGCCCGCTGCTGCCGCTTGATCCAGCAGGCGCAGGGCCCGGGCCAGGCTGCCGCTGGGACTCGCTGCGGCGGTGCAGTCTGCGGCCAGGGTGGCTGATTCGACAGCTTTGTCTGGACAGGCCTGGTGGTACGGCAGCGCCTGGCCCAGCTGGCCTGCTGGCGGCTCACCATCGGGATGGCAGAGCAGCAGCGTGCCGGAGGTGCCGTCCACGGCAATCGCGCCGATCCGCTGGCGCCATGGCCGTGGCAGCCGATCCACCAGCGCGATCAGTCCGCTGCGCCAGCCGCCGGGATCCGGGAACGGAGCGGGGTAGGCGCAGGATTCGTCGGCCTGTCGCTGGCCGGTCCCATCGATCAGGGCAATCCGTAGGCCGCTGCTGCCCAGGTCCACGCCAAGCGACCAGTCCTGTGGGACTGGATCGTTGCCAGGCTCTGGCCTGTCGATGGGAGGATTCCGCGTTGACGACCGCTGAAGCCTGGATCAGGCGGCCGCCGCCACCAGATCCCGGGTGGCCTGCTGGATCGTGGTGGCAATCGCGGCCACGTCTTCCCAGGGAAGGTTGAGATCCGTGCGGCCGAAGTGGCCGTAGGCGGCCACATCCTGGTAGAAGCGGCCACCCCGCTGAGCGGGCAGCTCCCGCAATCGGAAGGTTTCGATGATGGCGCCGGGGCGCAGATCAAAGTGTTCCTGCACCAGCGCCGTGAGGTTCTCGTCGCTGATGCGGCCGGTCCCGAAGCTCTCCACCAGGATGCTCACGGGGCGGGCCACGCCGATGGCGTAGCTGAGCTGCACTTCCACCTTCTTCGCCAGACCGGCGGCCACCAGGGCTTTGGCCACGTAGCGGGCCGCATAGGCGGCGGATCGGTCCACCTTGGTGGGGTCCTTGCCGGAGAAGGCACCACCGCCGTGGCGGGCATAACCGCCGTAGGTGTCCACGATGATCTTGCGGCCGGTGAGGCCCGCATCACCCTGGGGGCCGCCCACCACGAACTTGCCGGTGGGATTGACCAGGAAGCGGGTGGCTGGACCGTCGTCGGTCGCTTCCTTGCGGGGCTGGAGTGTCAGGCCGGCGGTGGCGGGAAGCACCACGTGATCCCAGAGATCAGCGGCAATACGCTCGCGCAGGGTGTTCTCCTCGCTGATGCCGTCGATCTCGGCGGTGTGCTGGGTGGAGATCAGCACGGTGTCGATGGCCACCGGCTGATTGTTTTCATACACCACGCTGACCTGGGTTTTGCCGTCGGGCAGCAGGTAGCCGATGGTGCCATCGTGGCGCACCTCCGCCAGGCGCCGCGCCAGCCGGTGGGCCAGGCTGATCGGCAGCGGCATCAGCTCCGGGGTTTCGTCACAGGCGTAGCCGAACATGATGCCCTGATCGCCGGCACCCACCAGATCCAGCGGATCACCGTCGTGGTCATCGGCTTCGTTCACTCCCTGGGCAATATCGGGCGACTGCTGATCAAGGGCCACCAGCACGGCGCAGCTGTTGGCATCGAAGCCGCCGGCGCGGGCGCCCTCGTAGCCGATCTCCTGGATCACACCGCGGACCAGGGTGTTGAAGTCCACCCGGGCGGTGGTGGTCACTTCACCGGTGATCAGGCAGAGGCCGGTGTTCACCACCGTTTCGCAGGCCACCCGTGAGGCGGGGTCCTGGGCCAGTAACGCGTCGAGTACCGCATCGCTCACCTGATCGCAGATCTTGTCGGGATGCCCCTCGGTGACCGATTCAGAGGTAAAGACGTAACGGCTCATCCCACGCTGGCTGATGGATCAGTCGAGCAGCTTATTCGGCAGTGCTGCAGCCTGAAATCGCGCTGCTCACAACGCTCGCCCCGTCCGTCCCCATGACGGCCAGTTCAGACCAGTGCTGCAGCTGGGGAAACAGGGGGTCCAGTGGTGGTCGTCGTTGCCAGCCGGCGGTGTACCCAAGGGCGGTGGGGAGCCCTGCCGCCAGAGCCATGCGCAGATCACTGTTGGCGTCTCCGATCAGCAGGCACTCGGCAGGCTTCACCCGCAACAGGTCGCACAGCCCATGCACCGCACCAGGATCCGGTTTGCAGGGCTGGTGATCGGCGCTCCAGCTGGCCGAAAAGAAGCCGCTCAGCCCGTTGTGATGCAGGAAATGGTGGATACCGGCGGTTCCGTCATTGCTGATCACACCGCAACGCAGGCCGGCGCCAGAGAGCGCCGTCAGCAGCTCCATCAGTCCGTCGGTGGGGAGCGCAGCGGCGGCACCCTCCCCATGCAGCCCATCGGTGTCGCTGAACACGGCATGCGCCAGCGCCAACGCCTCGGGCCAGCCGACCCCCACCTGGGCCAGGGCGGTGGCGGTGGAGATCAGATTGTGTTCGCGCGAAGCCACGGCCGTGGTGCCGGCCGGATGCACACCGTGTTGATCGAGTCCGTAGGCCCGGCGCAGCAGGGTCTCCAGTTCGGTGCTGCTGCCATCGTGGACCCGCTCCGGATGGACGGCGTTCAGGCGCTGCACCGCATGAAAAACCCTGGCCTCGGCCAGGGTGATCAACAGCGGTTCACTGTGGCTGAGGGTGCCGTCCTTGTCGAACAGCACCGCCGCGAAGCGGCCGAGGGGCTGGCCGCGCAGCGTCAGGTGGGCCATGGGCAAGGGGACGGATGCTGCGCGGTCAAGCAGAACGGAAACGGGGTGGCTCAGTCGAGGGTGACGCCCATGGGCTCGTTGTCTTCAGCCTGCTCGAGGAGCATCTGCTTGTAGCGGGCCGCCATTTCCTCGGCCTTGTCGAACACCTTCTGGGGGTCGGTGAGCATGTCGCCGGGTTCGGGCTCGAGGGCTTTGGTGGACAGGGAGATCCGCCCACGCTCGGCGTCGAGGTCGATGATCATCACCTTCATCTGGTCGTTCACATTCAGCACCGTGTGAGGCGTCTCAATGTGCTCGTGGCTGATCTCGGAGATGTGCAGCAGGCCGCTGACGCCACCGATGTCGATGAAAGCGCCGTAGGGCTTGATGCCACGCACGGTGCCGATCACCACTTCGCCAACCTCGAGGCGATTCATCTTGCGCTCCACCAGGGCGCGGCGATGGCTGAGCACCAGGCGGTTGCGCTCCTCGTCCACCTCCAGGAACTTGAGGGGGAGGAAGTCGGCCACCAGCTCTTCTTTGGCCTTGCGGGTGCTGATGTGGCTGCCGGGGATGAAGCCGCGCAGACCTTCGACCCGTACCAGGGCACCACCGCGGTTGGTGGCGAACACCTCGGAGTGAATCGTGGCGTCTTCCTTCTGCAGCTGCCGCACCCGCTCCCAGGCACGCTGGTACTCGATGCGACGGATCGAGAGGGTGAGCTGGCCGTCTTCGTTCTCCTCGCTGAGGATGAAGAATTCGCGCACCTCCCCGGGTTCGAGCACATCGCTGAGCGCCTCGACCCGGTTGATCGACACCTCCTGCAGGGGCATGAAGGCAGCGGTCTTGGCGCCGATGTCGATCATGGCGCCCTTGGGCTCCATGGCGAACACGGTGCCGTTCACCACGTCACCGGGCTTGAAGTTGTAGTCGTATTTGCTGAGCAGTGCTGCGAATTCATCCAGGGTGAAGCCCACGCCATCCAGGTCGCGGCTCACGGCACGGCTGCTGGGGTCATCGGCACTGGGCACCTCTTCCGGAATGCCCAGATCGAGTTCGGTGTCGGCGGCGAAGGCCTGATCCACGTCTGC
Coding sequences within it:
- a CDS encoding DUF2470 domain-containing protein; the protein is MAADPLTTAVSDRICKHMNEDHAEAVLSYARHYAGISGATEARLLAVNPDAMRLEVDGARVEVAFDHQLSDSEDAHRTLVAMLRALPKQDTNA
- a CDS encoding FGGY-family carbohydrate kinase, with translation MDLGSSGLRIALIDGTGQRQADESCAYPAPFPDPGGWRSGLIALVDRLPRPWRQRIGAIAVDGTSGTLLLCHPDGEPPAGQLGQALPYHQACPDKAVESATLAADCTAAASPSGSLARALRLLDQAAAAGYGPADLWLRHQADWLMGWLLNDWRWGEEGNNLRLGWHLPDSATGDGHWAGAIHQQAWTPALPQIRPSGTRLGPLAPAAAAALDLPASCLVIAGSTDSNAGVLAADPAPDDGITVLGTTLVLKQFSAVPVRAPGVSCHRLGGRWLVGGASNAGAGILRRFFDDATIAALSRQIDPGRPSGLNLLPLPGTGERFPVDDPELRPRLDPRPVSDALYLQALLEGLTAIEQAGWQRLETLGLPPVRRVITLGGGARNPQWRALRQQRLGRTVLNRPALSAALGMARLARQGLRLGPSPTDAP
- the metK gene encoding methionine adenosyltransferase — protein: MSRYVFTSESVTEGHPDKICDQVSDAVLDALLAQDPASRVACETVVNTGLCLITGEVTTTARVDFNTLVRGVIQEIGYEGARAGGFDANSCAVLVALDQQSPDIAQGVNEADDHDGDPLDLVGAGDQGIMFGYACDETPELMPLPISLAHRLARRLAEVRHDGTIGYLLPDGKTQVSVVYENNQPVAIDTVLISTQHTAEIDGISEENTLRERIAADLWDHVVLPATAGLTLQPRKEATDDGPATRFLVNPTGKFVVGGPQGDAGLTGRKIIVDTYGGYARHGGGAFSGKDPTKVDRSAAYAARYVAKALVAAGLAKKVEVQLSYAIGVARPVSILVESFGTGRISDENLTALVQEHFDLRPGAIIETFRLRELPAQRGGRFYQDVAAYGHFGRTDLNLPWEDVAAIATTIQQATRDLVAAAA
- a CDS encoding HAD family hydrolase translates to MAHLTLRGQPLGRFAAVLFDKDGTLSHSEPLLITLAEARVFHAVQRLNAVHPERVHDGSSTELETLLRRAYGLDQHGVHPAGTTAVASREHNLISTATALAQVGVGWPEALALAHAVFSDTDGLHGEGAAAALPTDGLMELLTALSGAGLRCGVISNDGTAGIHHFLHHNGLSGFFSASWSADHQPCKPDPGAVHGLCDLLRVKPAECLLIGDANSDLRMALAAGLPTALGYTAGWQRRPPLDPLFPQLQHWSELAVMGTDGASVVSSAISGCSTAE
- a CDS encoding 30S ribosomal protein S1, whose protein sequence is MTVTPSEASALESTAEIAADVDQAFAADTELDLGIPEEVPSADDPSSRAVSRDLDGVGFTLDEFAALLSKYDYNFKPGDVVNGTVFAMEPKGAMIDIGAKTAAFMPLQEVSINRVEALSDVLEPGEVREFFILSEENEDGQLTLSIRRIEYQRAWERVRQLQKEDATIHSEVFATNRGGALVRVEGLRGFIPGSHISTRKAKEELVADFLPLKFLEVDEERNRLVLSHRRALVERKMNRLEVGEVVIGTVRGIKPYGAFIDIGGVSGLLHISEISHEHIETPHTVLNVNDQMKVMIIDLDAERGRISLSTKALEPEPGDMLTDPQKVFDKAEEMAARYKQMLLEQAEDNEPMGVTLD